A window of the Oncorhynchus masou masou isolate Uvic2021 chromosome 13, UVic_Omas_1.1, whole genome shotgun sequence genome harbors these coding sequences:
- the LOC135551545 gene encoding E3 ubiquitin-protein ligase RNF186-like, translating to MAEVDSSSRAEHPSSLETAFPYEEYECKICYNYFDLDRRAPKILECLHTFCEECLNTLHLREERPWRISCPICRHRTPVPDYRIQNLPNNTKVTEDFPLYIDSDPLPQDALPLYPPRLHPALVALRREEASGASTSQATPSTTLSTATTLSQDSVRYGSCQSCKRVALTTGCVCVIFSFLSMLVLLFMGLIFVHSHSSPPSPAGPICLSVASILAMFSVVVTWLICWLKYRPDHETGRSSGTNRRNA from the coding sequence ATGGCAGAGGTAGATTCATCCAGTAGAGCAGAACACCCGAGCAGCCTGGAGACAGCATTCCCGTACGAGGAGTATGAATGCAAAATATGTTACAATTATTTCGACCTTGACCGTCGCGCGCCCAAGATTTTAGAATGCTTGCACACATTTTGCGAGGAGTGCCTGAACACTCTCCATCTCCGCGAGGAGCGTCCATGGCGCATCAGCTGCCCTATATGTCGACACAGGACACCCGTACCGGACTATCGGATACAAAACCTACCCAATAATACCAAGGTAACGGAGGATTTCCCCTTGTACATTGACTCTGATCCTCTGCCTCAGGATGCTTTGCCCCTCTATCCTCCCCGGTTGCACCCCGCACTCGTCGCTCTCAGGCGCGAGGAGGCATCGGGGGCGTCTACGAGCCAAGCTACCCCCTCCACTACCTTGTCCACTGCCACTACCCTTTCCCAGGACTCGGTGCGCTATGGAAGCTGTCAGAGCTGCAAGCGGGTTGCCCTTACTACGGGCTGTGTGTGCGTGATCTTCTCCTTTCTGTCCATGCTGGTTCTGCTCTTCATGGGCCTGATCTTCGTGCACAGTCACAGCAGCCCGCCCTCGCCCGCGGGACCCATCTGTCTGTCGGTGGCCAGCATTCTAGCCATGTTCTCGGTGGTCGTCACGTGGCTGATCTGCTGGTTAAAATATAGACCCGATCACGAGACAGGACGCTCATCTGGAACGAATAGGCGGAACGcctga